The Georgenia sp. TF02-10 genome window below encodes:
- a CDS encoding primosomal protein: MGRAGYADDRRQGGGFRGEGPGYRREDRRYGAPARGDDGGYGRDDRRRGTPGRGDGGSDDRGRRTTEDRRDRRSDGAGRRDGGRYRPGGDERRGNDPGGRRDDRRQGEGRRPDRPRHGADGADRTGGSRPAWRDRDDRRRGGDGYRSGGGYRDGDRYRGDDGYRGGREGYAAGPRRGPGDSPGERGYRRPEERDADRGDGRGPRRGDGPYRDRRPERGPRDEGNRYRGDDGPGYRRREADRSGREGWQPAARRPDRGQRDDGERRRTTGGYRPSGTYRPNGRPPREDRPRPRDERPAEPALPDDVTPQMLDRGARAPLRTLSKTNADTVARHLVMAGRLLDTDPETSYAHAQAAMRRAGRVDVVREALAVTAYATGRYAEALRELRTVRRLSGIDAHRAMEADCERGLGRPERALAIVAGTDPTTLTEEDRVELAIVASGARADLGEPEAGLLALDAVPVDPVRSPDLAARLARVRADRLTELGRSDEAAELLRELGPDTEPEEAVVVVDLAEELVDPTDEPASDPTDETVDEPADEAADDRADEAADDRANDGAEAPDEAAPGRMDDGEPTVASGAAVDDGEQAAAPGPAGDDGEPTVAPGPAGDDGGAVAAPAPSMGRATVSSPAPAQEDPAGAQPVPPEPEEQER, from the coding sequence GTGGGGCGCGCGGGATACGCCGATGACCGGCGCCAGGGTGGAGGCTTCCGGGGCGAGGGCCCGGGCTACCGGCGCGAGGACCGGCGGTACGGCGCGCCGGCCCGGGGCGACGACGGGGGCTACGGGCGCGACGACCGCCGGCGAGGGACACCTGGCCGGGGCGATGGTGGGAGCGACGATCGTGGCCGCCGCACCACCGAGGATCGGCGCGACCGGCGCAGCGACGGCGCCGGGCGTCGCGACGGGGGCCGTTACCGACCGGGCGGTGATGAGCGGCGCGGCAACGACCCTGGCGGTCGACGTGATGACCGGCGGCAGGGCGAGGGCCGGCGACCGGACCGCCCGCGGCACGGCGCCGACGGCGCGGACCGGACCGGCGGCAGCCGGCCGGCCTGGCGCGATCGCGACGACCGGCGCCGCGGCGGCGACGGCTACCGCAGCGGTGGCGGCTACCGCGACGGTGACCGCTACCGCGGCGACGACGGCTACCGCGGCGGGCGGGAGGGCTACGCCGCCGGCCCGCGCCGTGGGCCCGGGGATTCCCCGGGTGAGCGGGGCTACCGGCGCCCCGAGGAGCGAGACGCTGACCGGGGCGACGGACGCGGCCCGCGGCGCGGTGACGGTCCCTATCGTGACCGCCGGCCGGAGCGCGGCCCCCGGGACGAGGGCAACCGCTACCGCGGCGACGACGGGCCCGGGTACCGCCGTCGCGAGGCCGACCGGTCCGGCCGTGAGGGGTGGCAGCCCGCGGCCCGCCGCCCAGACCGGGGCCAGCGGGACGACGGCGAGCGCCGCCGCACGACCGGCGGCTACCGCCCGTCCGGCACGTACCGGCCCAACGGCCGGCCGCCCCGGGAGGACCGGCCCCGGCCGCGCGACGAGCGTCCGGCCGAGCCCGCGCTGCCCGATGACGTCACCCCGCAGATGCTCGACCGCGGCGCGCGGGCCCCGCTGCGCACGCTCAGCAAGACGAACGCGGACACCGTCGCCCGGCACCTGGTGATGGCCGGCCGGCTGCTGGACACCGACCCGGAGACCTCGTACGCGCACGCCCAGGCGGCCATGCGGCGGGCCGGACGGGTAGACGTCGTCCGCGAGGCCCTGGCCGTGACCGCCTACGCCACCGGCCGGTACGCGGAGGCGCTCCGCGAGCTCCGCACGGTGCGCCGGCTGTCCGGGATCGACGCCCACCGGGCGATGGAGGCCGACTGCGAGCGGGGCCTCGGCCGCCCGGAGCGGGCCCTGGCCATCGTGGCGGGGACCGACCCGACCACGCTGACCGAGGAGGACCGGGTGGAGCTGGCGATCGTGGCCAGCGGCGCCCGCGCCGACCTCGGCGAGCCGGAGGCCGGTCTGCTGGCGCTGGACGCCGTCCCGGTCGACCCGGTGCGGTCCCCGGACCTCGCGGCCCGCCTGGCCCGGGTGCGGGCCGACCGGCTCACCGAGCTCGGCCGGTCGGACGAGGCCGCCGAGCTCCTCCGCGAGCTGGGTCCAGACACCGAGCCCGAGGAGGCGGTGGTCGTGGTCGACCTGGCCGAGGAGCTCGTCGACCCGACGGACGAGCCCGCCAGCGACCCGACGGACGAGACCGTTGACGAGCCGGCGGACGAGGCCGCCGACGACCGGGCGGACGAGGCCGCCGACGACCGGGCAAACGACGGCGCCGAAGCGCCGGACGAGGCCGCCCCCGGTCGCATGGACGACGGCGAGCCGACCGTAGCTTCCGGGGCGGCGGTGGACGACGGCGAGCAGGCCGCAGCGCCCGGGCCGGCGGGGGACGACGGCGAGCCGACGGTAGCCCCCGGGCCGGCGGGGGACGACGGCGGGGCCGTCGCAGCCCCGGCTCCGAGCATGGGCCGGGCCACCGTCTCCAGCCCCGCACCGGCGCAGGAAGACCCCGCCGGGGCTCAGCCCGTCCCGCCCGAGCCCGAGGAGCAGGAGCGATGA
- a CDS encoding HAD-IIA family hydrolase has product MTTQPRTGTAPAAVAPTLLGTAEPLATAYDLALMDLDGVCYRGAEPVEHADEGVAAARTLGMRTVFVTNNANRPPATVADQLTGLGIPTRAEEVMTSSQAAAAVLAETLPAGTLVLAVGGAGLREALTEAGFRITASAADRPAAVVQGFAPEVGWAQLTEAAYAIGAGARYVATNLDATLPTERGMAVGNGSLVAAVVSATGVRPVSAGKPQPEIFRQAAARGAGTRPLAVGDRLDTDLAGARAAGIPGLHVLTGVSDARDVLLAAPAERPSYLAVDLRGLAEPHPAPVPAGGGWWSCGAAAARVADPPHLALRLGTAVTELEPETPVTVSLDAWRCLTAAAWAAADAGTPMARQQVPALEVVAPR; this is encoded by the coding sequence ATGACCACCCAGCCCCGCACCGGCACCGCGCCGGCGGCAGTGGCGCCGACGCTGCTCGGCACCGCCGAGCCGCTCGCCACCGCCTACGACCTCGCCCTGATGGACCTCGACGGGGTGTGCTACCGCGGCGCCGAGCCGGTGGAGCACGCCGACGAGGGCGTCGCCGCGGCGCGGACGCTCGGCATGCGCACCGTCTTCGTGACCAACAACGCCAACCGGCCCCCGGCCACCGTGGCCGACCAGCTCACCGGCCTGGGCATCCCCACCCGCGCCGAGGAGGTCATGACCTCCTCCCAGGCCGCCGCCGCGGTGCTGGCCGAGACGCTGCCCGCCGGCACCCTCGTGCTCGCCGTCGGCGGCGCCGGCCTGCGCGAGGCGCTGACCGAGGCCGGGTTCCGGATCACCGCCTCCGCCGCGGACCGGCCGGCCGCCGTCGTCCAGGGCTTCGCACCCGAGGTGGGCTGGGCGCAGCTGACCGAGGCGGCGTACGCGATCGGCGCCGGCGCCCGGTACGTCGCCACCAACCTCGACGCCACGCTGCCCACCGAACGGGGCATGGCCGTGGGCAACGGGTCCCTGGTGGCCGCCGTCGTCAGCGCCACCGGGGTCCGCCCGGTCTCGGCCGGCAAGCCCCAGCCGGAGATCTTCCGCCAGGCCGCCGCCCGCGGCGCCGGCACGCGGCCGCTGGCCGTGGGGGACCGGCTGGACACCGACCTCGCCGGCGCCCGGGCCGCCGGGATCCCCGGGCTGCACGTCCTCACCGGGGTCAGCGACGCCCGCGACGTCCTGCTCGCCGCCCCCGCCGAGCGGCCCAGCTACCTCGCCGTGGACCTGCGCGGCCTCGCCGAGCCCCACCCGGCGCCCGTCCCGGCCGGCGGGGGCTGGTGGTCCTGCGGGGCCGCCGCGGCCCGCGTCGCCGACCCACCGCACCTCGCGCTGCGGCTCGGCACGGCCGTGACCGAGCTCGAGCCGGAGACGCCCGTGACGGTGTCGCTGGACGCCTGGCGCTGCCTCACCGCCGCCGCCTGGGCGGCCGCCGACGCCGGTACCCCGATGGCCCGTCAACAGGTGCCCGCGCTCGAGGTGGTAGCCCCGCGATAG
- a CDS encoding TlyA family RNA methyltransferase has translation MARRLRVDTELVRRGLARSRQHAAELLDGGQVRLDGAVVTKPARQVNPAQALVVDTTADAGYVSRGAHKLAGALDALGPRAPVVAGRRALDAGASTGGFTDVLLRRGAAHVLAVDVGYGQLAWALRTDPRVRVLDRTNVRDLTRELVGPPPDLVVGDLSFISLTVVLPALAGVAAPDADLLLMVKPQFEVGKDRLGKGGVVRDPALHAEAVLAVAGAAAEQGLDTWAVVPSPLPGPAGNVEYFLALRRDHPAALAGPDLVAAAAEAVRTGPAGSAGAVAADGVPAVPADGAPAGPADGATGGIPAAPATGAPAAPAPISPTSAREPR, from the coding sequence ATGGCCCGCCGGCTGCGCGTCGACACCGAGCTGGTCCGCCGCGGGCTGGCCCGGTCCCGCCAGCACGCCGCCGAGCTCCTCGACGGCGGGCAGGTCCGCCTCGACGGCGCCGTCGTCACCAAGCCCGCCCGGCAGGTCAACCCCGCCCAGGCGCTCGTCGTGGACACCACCGCCGACGCCGGGTACGTCTCCCGCGGCGCGCACAAGCTGGCCGGCGCCCTGGACGCCCTCGGCCCGCGCGCGCCGGTGGTCGCCGGCCGCCGGGCCCTGGACGCCGGCGCCTCCACCGGCGGGTTCACCGACGTCCTCCTGCGCCGGGGCGCCGCGCACGTCCTCGCCGTCGACGTCGGCTACGGCCAGCTCGCCTGGGCGCTGCGCACCGACCCGCGGGTGCGGGTCCTGGACCGCACCAACGTGCGCGACCTGACCCGCGAGCTGGTGGGCCCGCCGCCCGACCTGGTCGTGGGCGACCTGTCCTTCATCTCCCTCACCGTGGTGCTGCCCGCGCTCGCCGGGGTCGCCGCCCCGGACGCCGACCTGCTGCTGATGGTCAAGCCGCAGTTCGAGGTCGGCAAGGACCGCCTGGGCAAGGGCGGGGTGGTGCGCGACCCGGCCCTGCACGCCGAGGCCGTGCTGGCCGTCGCCGGCGCCGCCGCCGAGCAGGGCCTGGACACCTGGGCGGTCGTGCCCAGCCCGTTGCCGGGCCCGGCCGGGAACGTGGAGTACTTCCTCGCCCTGCGCCGCGACCACCCGGCCGCGCTCGCCGGACCGGACCTGGTGGCCGCGGCGGCCGAGGCGGTCCGCACCGGGCCCGCGGGCAGCGCGGGTGCCGTCGCCGCCGACGGCGTCCCCGCCGTCCCTGCCGACGGCGCCCCCGCCGGTCCTGCCGACGGCGCCACCGGCGGCATCCCCGCCGCCCCCGCCACCGGCGCCCCGGCCGCCCCCGCACCCATCTCCCCCACCTCCGCCCGGGAGCCCCGGTGA
- a CDS encoding NAD kinase, translated as MSRRVLLVTHEGRPAAVRAADHVSEHLHQAGIETVRDAAITATAADHAELVVVLGGDGTILRAAEVARAHHVPMLGVNLGHVGFLAEAEPEALPDVVARVVARDYAVEERMTLDVTVTAPDGSVSRGWALNEAAVEKGPRARMVEATIGVDGRGLSTFGCDGIVLATPTGSTAYAFSAGGPVVWPDVEALLLVPVAAHALFTRPLVVDPRSVLEVEVLPYAEDQATVWCDGHRVLDAPPGSRIAVRRGAEPVRLARLTAAPFSGRLVAKFHLPVQGWRSRREQP; from the coding sequence GTGAGCCGCCGCGTCCTCCTCGTCACCCACGAGGGCCGACCGGCGGCCGTCCGCGCCGCCGACCACGTCAGCGAGCACCTGCACCAGGCCGGGATCGAGACGGTCCGCGACGCCGCGATCACCGCCACCGCCGCCGACCACGCCGAGCTCGTCGTCGTCCTCGGCGGGGACGGCACCATCCTGCGGGCGGCCGAGGTGGCCCGGGCCCACCACGTGCCGATGCTCGGCGTGAACCTCGGGCACGTCGGCTTCCTCGCCGAGGCCGAGCCGGAGGCCCTGCCGGACGTCGTCGCCCGCGTCGTGGCCCGGGACTACGCCGTGGAGGAACGGATGACCCTGGACGTCACCGTCACCGCCCCGGACGGGTCAGTGAGCCGCGGCTGGGCGCTGAACGAGGCGGCCGTGGAGAAGGGCCCGCGGGCCCGGATGGTCGAGGCCACCATCGGCGTGGACGGCCGGGGCCTGTCCACCTTCGGCTGCGACGGCATCGTGCTGGCCACCCCCACCGGCTCCACCGCCTACGCCTTCTCCGCCGGCGGGCCGGTGGTCTGGCCCGACGTCGAGGCGCTCCTCCTCGTGCCGGTCGCCGCGCACGCCCTGTTCACCCGGCCGCTGGTGGTCGACCCCCGCTCGGTGCTGGAGGTGGAGGTCCTGCCCTACGCCGAGGACCAGGCCACCGTCTGGTGCGACGGGCACCGGGTCCTCGACGCCCCGCCGGGCTCCCGGATCGCGGTGCGCCGCGGCGCCGAGCCGGTGCGCCTCGCCCGGCTCACCGCGGCACCGTTCTCCGGGCGGCTGGTCGCCAAGTTCCACCTGCCGGTCCAGGGCTGGCGCAGCCGCCGGGAGCAGCCGTGA
- the murJ gene encoding murein biosynthesis integral membrane protein MurJ — translation MATRRALGGVLGAAGLIAVLTLASRAVGFVRWLVQSWTLGATSAGTAYETANTIPNVLFEVAAGGALAGAVVPLLAVPLARHLRAEASRTASALLGWTLLVLLPLAALVALLAGPVAGLLLPAGADPAQRALAETFLRVFALQVPLYGVGVVLSGVLQAHQRFLWPALAPLLSSVVVIGAYVAFGVLAAGRQDDPAALPGAAVAWLAWGTTAGVAAMSLCQLVPALRTGTALRPALRFPPGVARRAGRLAAAGLGALLAQQVSVLVVLYLANTYGGTGTINVYRYAQAVYFLPYAVLAVPLSTAVFPRLSERAGTGDRPGFAAMAAGSTRLVVAAALLGGALLVAVAPAATAVFSLRADMAGMTAAITWFAPGVVGYALVFHLTRALYAVDQGRAAVLATATGWAAVSLASWAGAQALAGDGADGPATLVALAVGSSVGMTVAGILLLAALRRAAGAGVLAGLARTLAVAGAGAVLGAAAGRWVVGAVLGAAGTGLGGAVLAAVPGAVVTAAAVALAVAAADRTTLRVRGWATEDGGGAGEGRPGPATERDGPSDRGAPAEARPGLPAADDARVGRRPGPPGEGDAAARRPGPAGEDGDTTRR, via the coding sequence GTGGCCACCCGCCGCGCGCTCGGCGGCGTCCTCGGCGCCGCGGGGCTCATCGCCGTCCTCACCCTGGCCTCCCGCGCGGTGGGGTTCGTCCGCTGGCTGGTGCAGTCCTGGACCCTGGGCGCCACCAGCGCCGGCACGGCCTACGAGACCGCCAACACCATCCCCAACGTGCTGTTCGAGGTGGCCGCCGGCGGGGCGCTGGCCGGCGCCGTCGTCCCGCTGCTCGCCGTGCCGCTGGCCCGGCACCTGCGCGCCGAGGCGAGCCGGACCGCCTCGGCGCTGCTCGGCTGGACGCTGCTCGTCCTGCTCCCGCTCGCCGCCCTGGTGGCGCTGCTCGCCGGGCCGGTCGCCGGGCTGCTCCTGCCCGCCGGCGCCGACCCCGCCCAGCGCGCCCTGGCCGAGACGTTCCTGCGGGTCTTCGCCCTGCAGGTCCCGCTCTACGGCGTCGGGGTGGTCCTCTCCGGGGTCCTCCAGGCCCACCAGCGGTTCCTCTGGCCGGCCCTGGCGCCGTTGCTCTCCTCGGTGGTCGTGATCGGCGCCTACGTGGCGTTCGGCGTGCTCGCCGCGGGCCGGCAGGACGACCCGGCGGCGCTGCCCGGCGCCGCCGTCGCCTGGCTCGCCTGGGGCACCACCGCCGGGGTCGCCGCGATGAGCCTGTGCCAGCTGGTCCCGGCGCTGCGCACCGGCACCGCCCTGCGCCCCGCGCTGCGCTTCCCGCCCGGGGTGGCGCGCCGGGCCGGGCGGCTGGCTGCCGCCGGGCTGGGCGCCCTGCTCGCCCAGCAGGTCAGCGTCCTGGTGGTGCTCTACCTGGCCAACACCTACGGCGGGACGGGCACCATCAACGTCTACCGCTACGCCCAGGCGGTGTACTTCCTGCCCTACGCCGTCCTCGCCGTGCCGCTGTCCACCGCCGTCTTCCCGCGGCTGTCCGAGCGGGCCGGCACCGGGGACCGGCCGGGCTTCGCGGCCATGGCCGCCGGCTCCACCCGCCTGGTGGTCGCCGCCGCGCTCCTCGGCGGGGCGCTGCTGGTCGCCGTCGCCCCGGCCGCCACCGCCGTGTTCTCGCTGCGGGCCGACATGGCCGGGATGACCGCCGCCATCACCTGGTTCGCGCCCGGCGTCGTGGGGTACGCCCTGGTCTTCCACCTCACCCGGGCGCTGTACGCCGTCGACCAGGGCCGCGCCGCGGTGCTGGCGACGGCGACCGGGTGGGCGGCCGTCTCCCTCGCCTCCTGGGCCGGCGCGCAGGCCCTGGCCGGCGACGGCGCGGACGGCCCGGCCACCCTGGTCGCCCTGGCGGTGGGCTCGAGCGTGGGCATGACGGTGGCCGGGATCCTGCTCCTGGCCGCCCTGCGCCGGGCCGCCGGGGCCGGGGTGCTCGCCGGGCTGGCCCGCACCCTGGCCGTCGCCGGGGCCGGCGCGGTCCTCGGCGCCGCCGCCGGCCGGTGGGTGGTGGGCGCCGTCCTCGGCGCCGCCGGCACCGGGCTGGGCGGGGCGGTCCTCGCGGCCGTGCCCGGCGCCGTCGTCACCGCCGCGGCGGTGGCCCTGGCGGTGGCCGCCGCGGACCGGACCACTCTGCGGGTCCGAGGCTGGGCGACCGAGGACGGCGGCGGCGCGGGGGAGGGGCGGCCCGGCCCGGCGACCGAGAGGGACGGCCCGTCCGACAGGGGCGCACCGGCGGAGGCACGGCCCGGTCTGCCCGCCGCGGACGACGCCCGGGTGGGACGGCGGCCCGGCCCGCCGGGCGAGGGGGACGCCGCCGCCCGGCGGCCAGGCCCGGCCGGCGAGGACGGGGATACCACCCGCCGCTGA
- a CDS encoding glycosyltransferase — protein MRVLQLTGSSAGGVARHVREVSVLLAAGDRRLGTLPAPGQRADRVVLAGPADVLAPLAEESGPGTHQVRTAVVDLADRPRPADARALARTRSLARRADVVHAHGLRAGALAAAALATLPRRPRLVVTLHNLPVGGPRVRAVAAVLERVVARRADAVLAVSGDIADRLRRLGARRVERALVPAPRRPATTDPAAARRGLGAQDGERLVLTVARLAPQKGLDLLAATARLLADGPAPGRHAAAAPPWRWVVVGDGPLRDRTAAAVAGLPVHLAGRREDVPDLLAAADVVVSTAAWEGQPLWLQEALALGAPVVATDVGGTREVTGDAAVLVPGGEPAALAEAVRTVLADGARRAALAAAARARAAELPTGADVLAQLRRVYAA, from the coding sequence ATGCGGGTGCTGCAGCTGACCGGGTCCAGCGCCGGGGGCGTTGCCCGGCACGTGCGGGAGGTCAGCGTCCTGCTCGCCGCCGGTGACCGGCGGCTCGGGACCCTGCCCGCGCCCGGGCAGCGCGCCGACCGGGTCGTCCTCGCCGGCCCGGCCGACGTCCTCGCCCCGCTGGCCGAGGAGTCCGGGCCCGGGACCCACCAGGTGCGGACCGCCGTGGTGGACCTGGCCGACCGGCCCCGCCCGGCCGACGCCCGAGCCCTCGCCCGCACCCGGTCGCTGGCCCGCCGGGCCGACGTCGTCCACGCCCACGGCCTGCGCGCCGGCGCGCTCGCCGCGGCCGCCCTGGCCACCCTGCCCCGCCGCCCGCGGCTGGTGGTCACCCTGCACAACCTGCCGGTCGGCGGCCCCCGGGTCCGGGCGGTCGCGGCCGTCCTCGAGCGGGTGGTGGCCCGCCGGGCCGACGCCGTCCTGGCGGTCAGCGGGGACATCGCGGACCGGCTGCGGCGCCTGGGCGCCCGCCGGGTGGAGCGGGCGCTGGTCCCCGCACCGCGCCGCCCGGCCACGACCGACCCGGCCGCGGCCCGGCGCGGCCTGGGCGCGCAGGACGGGGAGCGGCTGGTCCTCACCGTCGCCCGGCTCGCCCCGCAGAAGGGCCTGGACCTGCTGGCCGCCACCGCCCGGCTGCTCGCCGACGGGCCCGCACCGGGCCGGCACGCCGCCGCCGCGCCGCCCTGGCGGTGGGTGGTGGTCGGCGACGGGCCGCTGCGGGACCGGACCGCGGCGGCGGTGGCCGGGCTCCCGGTGCACCTGGCCGGCCGCCGCGAGGACGTCCCGGACCTCCTCGCCGCCGCCGACGTCGTGGTCTCCACCGCCGCCTGGGAGGGCCAGCCGCTCTGGCTCCAGGAGGCCCTGGCCCTGGGGGCGCCGGTCGTCGCCACCGACGTCGGCGGCACCCGGGAGGTCACCGGCGACGCCGCCGTCCTGGTCCCGGGCGGGGAGCCGGCGGCGCTGGCCGAGGCGGTCCGGACGGTCCTCGCCGACGGCGCCCGCCGGGCCGCGCTGGCCGCGGCCGCCCGCGCCCGCGCCGCCGAGCTGCCCACCGGTGCCGACGTCCTGGCCCAGCTGCGCCGGGTCTACGCGGCCTGA
- a CDS encoding CTP synthase — translation MLASKSVVNHPARLPGNQASTPRQIFVTGGVASSLGKGLTASSLGHLLRARGLRVVMQKLDPYLNVDPGTMNPFQHGEVFVTDDGTETDLDIGHYERFLDVELSGKANATTGQVYSTVIAKERRGEYLGDTVQVIPHITDEIKARMRAQATPADGEEPPDVIISEIGGTVGDIESLPFLEAARQVRQDIGRENVFFLHVSLVPYLAASGELKTKPTQHSVAELRSIGIQPDAVVCRSDRDLPEGVKNKIALMCDVDREAVVTCPDAPSIYEIPAVLHREGLDAYVVRRLALSFRDVNWTVWDRLLERVRHPRDTVEVALVGKYIDLPDAYLSVIEALRAGGFHHRAEVKIRWVAADTCETPDGARRSLADVDAVLVPGGFGVRGIEGKLGALRHAREQEIPTLGICLGLQCMVIEAARNLLGLERASSTEFDPATPDPVVATMEEQLAIVGGEGDLGGTMRLGRYEAVLEPGSLAAEVYGSEHVSERHRHRYEVNNAYRDALDAAGLKISGRSPDSALVEFVELDRSMHPYYVATQAHPEFKSRPTRAHPLFAGLVGAALARQRATRLLEVDEPVPDEQEPEPHTAVSLPAGQTS, via the coding sequence ATGCTAGCCTCGAAGTCCGTGGTCAACCATCCCGCCCGGCTGCCCGGGAACCAGGCCAGCACCCCCCGCCAGATCTTCGTCACCGGCGGTGTCGCGTCCTCCCTCGGCAAGGGGCTGACGGCCTCCAGCCTCGGCCACCTGCTCCGCGCCCGCGGCCTGCGGGTGGTCATGCAGAAGCTCGACCCGTACCTCAACGTCGACCCCGGGACGATGAACCCGTTCCAGCACGGCGAGGTCTTCGTCACCGACGACGGCACCGAGACCGACCTGGACATCGGCCACTACGAGCGGTTCCTCGACGTCGAGCTCTCCGGCAAGGCCAACGCCACCACCGGGCAGGTCTACTCCACCGTCATCGCCAAGGAGCGCCGCGGGGAGTACCTCGGGGACACCGTCCAGGTCATTCCGCACATCACCGACGAGATCAAGGCCCGGATGCGGGCCCAGGCCACCCCCGCGGACGGGGAGGAGCCGCCGGACGTCATCATCTCCGAGATCGGCGGCACGGTCGGGGACATCGAGTCCCTGCCCTTCCTCGAGGCCGCCCGCCAGGTCCGTCAGGACATCGGCCGGGAGAACGTCTTCTTCCTGCACGTCTCCCTGGTGCCCTACCTGGCCGCCAGCGGGGAGCTGAAGACCAAGCCCACCCAGCACTCGGTCGCCGAGCTGCGGTCCATCGGCATCCAGCCCGACGCCGTCGTCTGCCGCAGCGACCGCGACCTGCCCGAGGGCGTGAAGAACAAGATCGCCCTCATGTGCGACGTCGACCGCGAGGCCGTCGTCACCTGCCCCGACGCCCCGAGCATCTACGAGATCCCCGCCGTCCTGCACCGCGAGGGCCTGGACGCCTACGTCGTGCGCCGCCTCGCGCTGAGCTTCCGGGACGTGAACTGGACCGTCTGGGACCGGCTGCTCGAGCGGGTGCGCCACCCGCGCGACACCGTCGAGGTGGCCCTGGTCGGCAAGTACATCGACCTGCCCGACGCCTACCTCTCGGTCATCGAGGCCCTGCGCGCCGGCGGGTTCCACCACCGCGCCGAGGTCAAGATCCGCTGGGTCGCCGCCGACACCTGCGAGACCCCCGACGGTGCCCGCCGCTCCCTCGCCGACGTCGACGCCGTCCTGGTCCCCGGCGGGTTCGGCGTCCGCGGCATCGAGGGCAAGCTCGGCGCGCTGCGGCACGCCCGCGAGCAGGAGATCCCCACCCTGGGCATCTGCCTGGGCCTGCAGTGCATGGTCATCGAGGCCGCCCGCAACCTCCTCGGGCTGGAGCGCGCCAGCTCCACCGAGTTCGACCCGGCCACCCCCGACCCGGTGGTGGCCACCATGGAGGAGCAGCTCGCCATCGTCGGCGGCGAGGGCGACCTGGGCGGCACCATGCGGCTGGGCCGGTACGAGGCGGTCCTCGAGCCCGGCTCGCTGGCCGCCGAGGTCTACGGCAGCGAGCACGTCAGCGAGCGGCACCGGCACCGCTACGAGGTCAACAACGCCTACCGCGACGCCCTCGACGCCGCCGGGCTGAAGATCTCCGGCCGGTCCCCGGACTCCGCGCTGGTGGAGTTCGTCGAGCTCGACCGCAGCATGCACCCCTACTACGTCGCCACCCAGGCGCACCCGGAGTTCAAGTCCCGGCCCACCCGCGCCCACCCGCTCTTCGCCGGGCTGGTCGGGGCCGCGCTGGCCCGGCAGCGCGCCACCCGGCTGCTCGAGGTGGACGAGCCGGTGCCCGACGAGCAGGAGCCCGAGCCGCACACCGCCGTCAGCCTGCCGGCCGGCCAGACCTCGTGA
- a CDS encoding NUDIX hydrolase produces the protein MTADGVADTKDPSRPVLAHTLLHPGRVFDLVTEDVRLGTDDEAPVTREYLDHPGAVAVVALRGDPGAEEVLLLRQYRHPVRALLWEVPAGLLDQPGEDPLDAARRELREEADLTAGRWDVLVDYFTSPGGSDESLRVYLARDLAEVPTADRYARVDEERDMAAAWLDLTEAVTAVHAGRLHNPSAVVGILAAASARDRGWAPLRPVQAPWLR, from the coding sequence GTGACCGCCGACGGCGTCGCCGACACCAAGGACCCCTCCCGCCCGGTCCTGGCCCACACCCTGCTGCACCCCGGCCGGGTCTTCGACCTCGTCACCGAGGACGTCCGGCTGGGCACCGACGACGAGGCGCCGGTGACCCGGGAGTACCTCGACCACCCCGGCGCGGTCGCCGTCGTCGCCCTGCGCGGCGACCCCGGCGCCGAGGAGGTGCTCCTGCTGCGGCAGTACCGCCACCCCGTCCGCGCCCTGCTCTGGGAGGTCCCCGCCGGGCTGCTGGACCAGCCGGGGGAGGACCCGCTCGACGCCGCCCGCCGCGAGCTGCGCGAGGAGGCCGACCTGACCGCCGGGCGGTGGGACGTCCTGGTCGACTACTTCACCAGCCCCGGCGGGTCGGACGAGTCCCTGCGGGTCTACCTCGCCCGCGACCTCGCCGAGGTGCCGACGGCGGACCGGTACGCCCGGGTCGACGAGGAGCGGGACATGGCCGCCGCGTGGCTGGACCTGACGGAGGCGGTCACCGCCGTGCACGCCGGCCGGCTGCACAACCCCTCGGCCGTCGTCGGGATCCTCGCCGCGGCCAGCGCCCGGGACCGGGGCTGGGCCCCGCTGCGGCCGGTGCAGGCCCCCTGGCTGCGCTGA
- a CDS encoding methyltransferase domain-containing protein: MLEIGGAPGAAARAVARRIGTGHILVIDRSAAGVAQVERNAADEIASGRLSVRHVAAEDFALLPSEEPFDLAFAIRVGALDGRHPEAGPAASRRIAAALTPRGRLFADGGDPLREIDLRRP, translated from the coding sequence GTGCTGGAGATCGGCGGGGCGCCGGGCGCCGCGGCGAGGGCGGTCGCGCGACGCATCGGGACCGGCCACATCCTGGTCATCGACCGGTCCGCGGCGGGGGTCGCGCAGGTCGAGCGGAACGCGGCCGACGAGATCGCCTCCGGCCGGCTCAGCGTGCGGCACGTCGCCGCGGAGGACTTCGCGCTGCTGCCGTCCGAGGAACCGTTCGACCTGGCGTTCGCGATCCGGGTCGGCGCGCTCGACGGACGGCACCCGGAGGCGGGGCCTGCCGCGAGCCGACGCATCGCCGCCGCGCTCACCCCTCGGGGCCGGCTCTTCGCCGACGGTGGCGACCCGCTGCGGGAGATCGACCTGCGCCGCCCCTGA